Genomic segment of Methermicoccus shengliensis DSM 18856:
GGGGAATCGTGGACGCGAGGGGACAGTGCGACCTCTTTGGAAAGAAGCTTGCCATCACGAGAAAGGCGCTGGCAGACAACATCGCCTCTGCAGCCCAGCTGCTCATGGGCGAGGGTGATGAGGGAGTGCCCTTCGTCATCGTGAGGGGTACGGGCATCGAGATAGGGGATATAGAGGAGGGCATCGAGACGATAGCTCCCCAGGAGTGTCTGTACTTTGGCTCTCTGTACTTTGGCTCCATAAGCCCCTCAGAGCTCGAGCTTCCATAGCTCATCGCCCACGTGATGTATGTTCTTCACCACCCTGCCTCTCTCCCCCCTCAGCGAGGGACCATCCACCAGCGCCTCACCCACGCACAGGAACTTGCCATGCACCTCCTCCTTCACATACACCACATCCCCTCGCACGATGTCTTCGTCGGCTCTCACCACACCCGGAGCCATGATGTCGGCACCATTGACCACGTGCCTTACCGCACCGGCATCCACCACCACCTCTCCCCGCCTGATGCCAAACTCGAGGGCACATCGCAGGCTGGGCACAGCTCTCTCATCCACCATGAGCACCAGCGGCTCGCCATCCACCAGCACGAGGCCCAATGGAGAGCGCTCCAGCTCCACGAGCTCCAGCCTTGCCTCATCAAAGCACACACCCTCTGGGAGATACCTCTTCAGCTCTGCGAGGACATGTCTTCTCTGCCTCTCCCTCAGAAACCGCCTCTTCTTCACTCTCATGTCGAGCCCCTTTGGATAGCTTTAAGTAGTAATCCCCTATATGAGCACTACCCTTAAAATACGATGTTGGGTAGATTCAGAAAGCTGGGTGATGTCTCGATGGGAAACAGGCCTCTTGATGTACTCGGTGATGCACTTAACTCCTCTGTTCTCGTCAGGCTCAAGGGAGCCAGAGAGTTCAGGGGTATGCTGACAGGGTATGACATGCACATGAACCTCGTGCTCGAGGATGCCGAGGAGCTGCTCGAGGATGGCTCCCGAAAGCTGGGCACGGTGGTGGTGAGGGGAGACAACGTGGTATATATCTCACCATGAACGATATAGGTGGTTGTAATGACAAAGGGAACTCCTTCGTTTGCTGGAGGGCACAGAACCCATATACGATGCAGGAGATGTGGAAGAGTGTCCTACCACATGAGGGACAAGGTGTGCGCTGCGTGTGGATTTGGACGAAGCTCTCGGATGCGGAGCTACCGATGGCAAAATAAGTGTAAGTACTGACTGGTGATGGGGTTGAGAGAGGCGTGCGGTGTTGTTGGCATATCCCTCGAGGATGGCCAGCAGGGGGGAAGGGCTGCCCAGGCTGCCCCCCTTCTGTACTACGCCCTCTATGGACTGCAGCACCGCGGACAGGAGAGCGCTGGCATATCGATTCACGATGGTGGGCTGCTCACCCTCAAGGGCATGGGGCTCGTGAGCAAGGCGCTGCCATACGAGCGGCTCTCACATCTCAGGGGTACCGTGGGCATCGGGCACGTCAGGTACTCCACCACGGGAGCATCGGAGCTGCTGAACTGCCAGCCCCTCGAGGTGAGCTACCATGGCGGAAGGCTGGCAATCGCCCACAATGGTAACCTCGTGAACACCGAGGCACTGAGAAGGGAGCTCGAGCGCAGGGGTGCCGTGTTTCTCACTGGAACAGACAGCGAGATAATCGCTCAGCTGCTCGCAAGGGAGCTGAGACGCCACACGCCCCTCGAGGCAATCGAGAGGCTCATGGGCATCATCGTGGGCTCGTACTCCCTCGTCATCCTGCTGGATGGAACTGTGTATGCGGTGCGGGACCCGCTGGGCATCAAGCCCCTGTGCTTTGGAAGGGTGGATGGTGGCTACATGGTGGCATCCGAGAGCGTGGCGATGGACACCGTGGGCGGCACACTCGTGGACGATGTCAGACCTGGCGAGGTGGTGGTGCTAAAGGATGGGCACATCGAGAGGCACATGGTGTGCAGAGGATGTCCCAAAGCCCACTGCGTTTTCGAGTACATCTACTTTGCCAGAGCAGACTCCATCATCGATGGAAGGCTCGTGTACTCCGTGAGGGAAAGGATAGGCAGGCTGCTCGCAAGGGAGCACCCGGTGGACGCGGACATCGTATCTCCTGTGCCAGACTCTGGAATCACGTTTGCCATAGGCTACTCCAA
This window contains:
- a CDS encoding LSM domain-containing protein; its protein translation is MGNRPLDVLGDALNSSVLVRLKGAREFRGMLTGYDMHMNLVLEDAEELLEDGSRKLGTVVVRGDNVVYISP
- a CDS encoding PUA domain-containing protein; this encodes MRVKKRRFLRERQRRHVLAELKRYLPEGVCFDEARLELVELERSPLGLVLVDGEPLVLMVDERAVPSLRCALEFGIRRGEVVVDAGAVRHVVNGADIMAPGVVRADEDIVRGDVVYVKEEVHGKFLCVGEALVDGPSLRGERGRVVKNIHHVGDELWKLEL
- a CDS encoding 50S ribosomal protein L37e, with amino-acid sequence MTKGTPSFAGGHRTHIRCRRCGRVSYHMRDKVCAACGFGRSSRMRSYRWQNKCKY
- the purF gene encoding amidophosphoribosyltransferase, whose amino-acid sequence is MREACGVVGISLEDGQQGGRAAQAAPLLYYALYGLQHRGQESAGISIHDGGLLTLKGMGLVSKALPYERLSHLRGTVGIGHVRYSTTGASELLNCQPLEVSYHGGRLAIAHNGNLVNTEALRRELERRGAVFLTGTDSEIIAQLLARELRRHTPLEAIERLMGIIVGSYSLVILLDGTVYAVRDPLGIKPLCFGRVDGGYMVASESVAMDTVGGTLVDDVRPGEVVVLKDGHIERHMVCRGCPKAHCVFEYIYFARADSIIDGRLVYSVRERIGRLLAREHPVDADIVSPVPDSGITFAIGYSKESKIEYREGLMKNRYIGRTFIMPAQTTRELAVRLKMNAITENVRGQRVVLVDDSIVRGTTSRRIVDMVRGCGARAVHLRIGSPPIISPCYLGIDMPTRAELIASSPSRAEGGRGMDEICKELHADSIGYLSKRGLVEAIGIPEDELCMGCLTGVYPLEIPGERCRHAQALLSEYFSGT